Part of the Chaetodon trifascialis isolate fChaTrf1 chromosome 1, fChaTrf1.hap1, whole genome shotgun sequence genome, GAGCCAGAACAGGGCAAAGTAGGCTGATATCAGGCTCCATCCCTGGCTGCAGGGTTAAAACTACCCAAGTGATGGGCTGATTGATGTGAAAAGCTGAAAGCCTCTTAGGAATAAATGAGGGGTTGGGCCGCATGGTAGACCCATCAGAATTCCAATGCAAACAGCCCTTGGCAACAGACAGGACATGAAAGCACTAAACGATTAGCAAGGCACGTCTGCCAGTGAAACAAAGGTGGCTACTAAGCTGGAAACCTCCAACACTTTTTGGTTGGAGTTTCAGCAAAACTCTTGGTGAAGACAAGCACTGGCTATGCAGCTTTTGGGGTcatatttttggccacttggtgAACATAAGTCCAATATtgactgtctgctctgtctaaCTCTGTCTTTGgtttggctctttagctgctaaatgctcaacTATGTTCAGCAGTTAGCAGCAAATTTTGTGTGCTGCTGAACTGACAGTGTACAGTGGGATTTTACAGCTGATTTTAATGATGAATTAAAACACtataaagctctgtaaagctTAGCAGAGcttgggtgataattctctgtaggttcactATTATGAGTGACCCCTTTCTTTACATTGTTTTCATGGTGTATCTTCTGTATGGTGTCCCTTTCAGGACATATTAGTCTTGGCTCAACTGGCTTAGCTCTGCCTTGTCAGATCTGGTTGATCTTTGACCAGCCTCGGTTATAGCCCCAGCTGTGCAAACTATTACCAATGTAATCAATGTAATCCACTTTCTAATCATCCATGGTCCACCATTAGTGACTGTTCGAACATTACAGGCAATCCAttcaacagttgttgagataatGAAATTAATATATGCTTTTACTGTCCTTGTTGAAACTGACTCTCTTGACAGCTAAAGCCTGATCATATTCTCCATGTGAAGTCACACAGCAACAAATAAAATCTTAAAGGTCATCAGACGTCCACATGAAAAGTGTATCTAGACACATgtagttgccagtttattaaaGTTCATCTCCGTGAAATGCAAAGCAACAATACTGCAATAAATCACTGTTCAGCTTTTGTTAAAGATTGAATTCAGTGACCATTTTGGAGGTTGTGCTGTTAAATGGTGTTGCATTACATTGAACTGTCTCTAGTGGAGAAAGATTGCACCAGTAATGAGTAATATAACAGAATGTGTAAAAACAAGTATCACAGCTTGATATTGTGTTAAACTGGCAGACATTTGTACATGACatccatgaaaacacacaataaataagACTTTTCCTTTCAGCTTCATTGaatattcattgttttctgttcatCAGTCCAGGCAGCAGCCTCTCCTTGGTCCTTGGTACACCTGTCCCTCCTCCAGGCTCGGTACAGTTTGATGCTGAGACTGGGGAGATCATACAGCTGTTCCAGGTGGAAGCGCTGCCGAAAGCGATCCACAAAGCTGTTCTCTGGGTCCAGGCGAAAGCGCATGGCCCACAggatctgtgtgttttcctggcaCAGGTGATCAAAGGTCTCCATCAGCTCTTCCAGGTAAGGATGGGCGTACACCACATCAGCTGCCAGGATGTAGTCAAAACAATGTGTGGCACGCGGGAAAcgctgctccacctcctgacCCCAGATGAGTTCTGTGACCTAGAAACAGAGTGCAAACGTTTGTCCACTTTAAGGGTCTTTTATGTCACTCACTGGTGTTAACTGCACCGCAAACCTGGAATGACATAGTTGATTTTATATTTGGTCCATGACACAAATATACACcaaggaaaatgtgaaaaaatgctaaatatattGCAGATGGTTATTTGTCAACAGTACCTTTTTAATATATATGGATATATTGTGTTGTCAACTTGAGAGtatgaaatataaatgtaaaaacctACTAGAGGGATGTACTTGCATCGGCCCTTGGTGTTGCGTGTAACATTGTACTGGAGGTTTGACAACACATCCGGCAGGTCAGTGGAGGTCACCTTAGCACCTGGAGAGAGACGGTGTAGCTGAGCGTTAAAGGGAATGAGATAATAACAGCAACACAGGGAGAAAAAACTGAAGTAATAAAGACTTTAAGTCAAACTGCCAAAACTCATCACTGGATAGCTTTGTTTTACCTAACAGGCTGGATACGATGGTGACCAGCCCAGTTCCAGCACCCAGTTCAATCACATTTTTGTCCATCAGGTTGTATTTGTCTTGGTTGGTCTCTAAGAAATGACACAACACCATCGCCTGTTGGCGGGAAAGGTTTATAGTTCACTGGCAGGACTCAAAATAAAGAGGTTGCACAGCAGCTACATGCAAACATCGGGATAATATATAAGTTTGCACATACTGAGGGCCAGAGTACAGCTCCATAGATGTCTGTGGACTCTTTGATGCGGATTTCCAGGTCAGAAAAGACGTAGCCCTCCCAGGCCTCCGGGCCAATGAGAGAGGGGTGGAATTGCCGGGCCATTATAGCTTTGGCTAGCTCTgcatctgcagcagcacctgctTTGGCAGCCACAGGAGAGACAGGTATGGTATCAAAAAATGTGATGCTGTGTAGTGAGCGGGGAAAATGCAGAACCTGGAATAACAAAGATAACACAAGATAGACGAATAGACATTTTAGACAGCAGACATTCACAGTCACAGGAGGAGATGCACAGGTGGAATTAATCACATTAACGGTGGCTAAATTGCATCAGGGTGAGCCACTTATAAGTCGTCAATCCAAAAAAGGTGGAACATTCACGGAGgggttgattggtaacaggtgatagtatcatgattgggtattaAAGgtggcatcctggaaaggctcagttgttcacaagcaaggatggagtgaggttcaccactttgtgagcacgtaattgtataaaggatgttagtacacgggctcaggaacacttaaaACACTATTCATCGATTGCAGTCTGTTTTTACTTGAGTTTTACACAGAGCCCCAACTTCTGCTGGAAATGTGGGTTGTATAAACCCTGTTTTTGTATATTCTGGCTCACTGGCATATACaggtaaaatgaaatgatatttaagacatactttattgatcacaacatgcacacgccatgttTTTTTGGTGAACACACAACAACggcacaacatgcacatgccatgcttccgtgaaattatttcttccacatttaacccatcctggtaagtccttcctccgcagcagaccaggagctgTGGGCTGCCAGCGACAGCCGCGCCCGAggacccagtttcttcttgtcaccattggtcaggtgctgatcttcttgcatatttttagtgggggttttttaatggaggataccccagatgaacagggggagaacatgcaaactccacacagagttAAAGGGTAGCAGGCCCCGAAGGAGTGCCCACGGCACtccaggtgggaatcgaacccaggaccttccagctgtgaggtgacagtgttaccactgtcccACCATGGCACCGATATGGAGCTGTGATTCATGTTACTACCTGTGTTTGTCCTGCTATGACaagccaaaatgtctgctgtgaaaaaaggttGTTTTCCTCCTTTGCACATAtcattttaaagtgtttgatGCTCGAGCAGCAATGGTCCATGTCGTTCAAAATTCTTATTTTACCTTGAAAGCTCAGAGTACACAGTGGTGACTGTCAGAGCTCAGTTTAAGTTAAAACACTAATAGCTTAATGTgactcacctgcacacctgattTGGTACTTACAGAAGTTCTTGCCTCAGCTGCCAGTGCATCAAAATTTTGGGACGATGGGAAAGGAATACATCCAGCATACCAAGCACATTAACTGTTTGAGGTAAACAGCGGCCCCCGGCCCTCACTGTGGACTCACATTTAAGTCTCCATAGTTGAGGAGTGGAAGCAGAAACCCTAAAGTAATCCTTTAACAAGCCAACCAGCTACATCCTGATAGGTGTTTTATCAAGCAGATGATaatcatgttgtttttctttcatatcATGTGACATGCAACATTTGATCCTCTGCTctataaatgaaacaaatctaGGCCCATAATGCCCCTGTGATCCGCCTGTGTTTCTTTGTAACGTCATCCCAGCGTGTCGGGCTCCAGCTATGTGTCAGTGCTGATGGTTACTTGGAGTGTCTGACACATGACTTCAGTTATGTCATGTTGGTTTAGAGAAAAGGTCAGGGGAGCCCTCAGAGCCACAAAGCTAAGGTTGAAAAGGGTTGGGGATTCCTCGGGGGCTCAATTTATAGCGCATGTGAGTATAAATATCTGTGTTGTATTTGTCATTAACAAGCAGAGATGCAGTTGTTTGCAGGGAATAAAGATTTCAACAGTCACGTCTTGCAAAGTTCTGACACTCAATTGGTTTTCAGGGATTTAAATTTAACTATCCGTTCATACTATGATATCCTTAAGATAGGTCTTTGCATAAAACAAACCATGCTGCAAACAGTTCATTACTGCCACTGAAATTACAATAATCTCAAGTTTTCTGTTTTCGATAACTCCATATTCTCACCTTCGTCTTTGGTGTTGGAGTCTTCCATTGCTTTGGACTGTTGAGTCTCCATGTCTGAAGGAGTCCAATCATGAGGGCAAGGATACCCAAAACATAAAATCAGTCAACAGCTGTTCAGGGTTGTGCTGGCCCCAGATAGTCCTTTTGGATTTGGGTCAATCTGGATCCAGATCTCTGGCAGGCTGACGTCTTCTGTGGTTTTAAgttacacacaaatacagcattTCCCAACTTCTTGTCCAACTACCCTACCCCGACCGTCATCTCCACCACACATTTCTAGCTGTCCCTGGCGTGCCTTGACCCCTCTCTAAGCAGTAAAGCTGACAGGCAGCAACAGCTGCTCTGCCCGACTGCTGAACTGGAGCAGGCatgtgaagaggaggagcagggatcTATATAAAGAAGAAACTGGAAATGGAATTTGGGGTAAAATGTCAGGTGTTTATTCAGAAACACCAGATTTCATATGTGTTAAAGCCTCTATATGTGTGTGACTTTgaggcagggggaggagggggggagcaTATGCAGAAGCAGAAGGCGAGTGAAATGCAAACTAAAGGGACGTATGGTGCTGAAGAGCTGCACCTGTCTCAGTCTTACTGTTAACACATGAGcatgacaaatgacaaaatcTGATCCACACTGACGTCTGCTGAGGAAATacttcaaaaaacaaagaatttaATGCAAAATGCTGTTCTTCAGGTGCAGGTACAAATATGTTCACAATAGTACAAAATGAATCCTTTCTAATACAGAAAAAGCTTAGTTCATCACTGTAAATGTTCATGAttcattcacacatttaaatatcaaatataatATATCGCTGACATTGTTTGGGAGCGAGTGTCATGTTTGGTGCTTCATATTATGGCTTAGctcatttttaatgttacatTTGAAGTTCGGTTTCTTCCTCACagcttcctccccctcccctttcctctcatGCTTCCTCTCCTTGTGCTCTTCGCTCCACGGCCTCGTCGGCTGCCTTCGAACACAGATCGGGCTGTGACCATAGAAACTTCATCGCCACTGTCGCTGCCCtcaccagagctgctgctgctgcagctcctcctgaccTTCTGAGGTAGACTCGGAGTAGACTGAGGGACTCTCACTGAGAGGGCCTCCTGGCTGGTGCTGTTCACATCCTTCAGCGATGTAAGAGGAGGTTCAACAGTTGCCCCCGACCCTAGAAACCCTCCTCCTGCCATGgacctctcctcttcctgctctcctcctgctcctctcttcgGGCTCTTGTTTGCTGCCTTCCCTTTCTTAGATTTGGATGGCGATGgtgtttcctcctcactgtgcccctcttcctcttctcctccttccctctccttcctcttcatgcAGGTGACTGCCCGGCGGAGTCGCTGGCTGCGGATCGCCTGCTTTTCCTGTTGCTCCATGCGGAAGAACGAGTCGATCCGCAGCTGAGTCTAAACCGAGACGGTGAGAGATGAGTTATAAACCATGTAAGGCTACCAAGTGTTTTCTCATTATTACCAACTTTTTAACAGTGAGACTTTCCTGTTTGCATTTGTAGCTACGACTACCATTTGGGTAGTCAGTCACCTGACAGGTTACCTGCATCAGTTACCTGTTGGGTGTTAAGCTGCTTGATTACAGGCTGAAgagtctcctctgtcctccgaCTGTTCCAGCCAAAACGACTCAGGCAGAATGTAAAAGACTGGTTGAGGAAACTTCATGCATtcatgaacatgcacacacagacaaatacacacacacacagccacacagtgAAAGGATATTCTTTGATCATGTCGAGTTGTGGGCGTCCCCAGCTGAAGGAGCTGTCTGACTGGtccacagcaggctgcaggtaAGCCTGAGCCACCGCAGGGCTGGGGAACCCAGGATGCAGCTCAAGGTCCCTCAGTTTCTTCTTCACCTTTGTGTCCCGAGGATCTGCCACCAGACGCTGCTTCTCCTGAGCCTCTGACCACCATTTACTGGAGGGAAGAAACAACAACCAGTGAAGAAACCACCAACATTAAAAACTGCCACTGGAatgtccaaaacacacacaggttttggGACATACTACTGTTATTGTAAATGCTTATGACATGAAAGTACTGCATATTTTAAAAATTAAGGTACTTTAAAAGATATTATCAAATGATTTACAAATTAGCTTTAACACATTTGTCATGTATTTGACTGTCACAGGGGAGAGAGACTGGGGGAATTAAGCATGAAAGACATAAAGGTGAcgaaacacaca contains:
- the mettl21e gene encoding methyltransferase like 21e, with amino-acid sequence METQQSKAMEDSNTKDEAGAAADAELAKAIMARQFHPSLIGPEAWEGYVFSDLEIRIKESTDIYGAVLWPSAMVLCHFLETNQDKYNLMDKNVIELGAGTGLVTIVSSLLGAKVTSTDLPDVLSNLQYNVTRNTKGRCKYIPLVTELIWGQEVEQRFPRATHCFDYILAADVVYAHPYLEELMETFDHLCQENTQILWAMRFRLDPENSFVDRFRQRFHLEQLYDLPSLSIKLYRAWRRDRCTKDQGEAAAWTDEQKTMNIQ